One part of the Streptomyces lydicus genome encodes these proteins:
- a CDS encoding DUF1876 domain-containing protein — MTTKTWKAEITITETDSEVRAEARLRGKEGGQMVGQGTARCNPADENVPAIGDELAVARAMSDLSHQLLQRAAHDIEVHTARPVERLQA; from the coding sequence GTGACCACGAAGACATGGAAAGCCGAGATCACCATCACCGAGACCGACAGTGAGGTCAGGGCCGAGGCCAGGCTCCGGGGCAAGGAGGGCGGGCAGATGGTCGGCCAGGGGACGGCCCGCTGCAACCCCGCCGATGAGAACGTCCCCGCCATCGGGGACGAGTTGGCCGTGGCCCGGGCGATGTCGGACCTCAGCCACCAGCTGCTGCAGCGGGCCGCGCACGACATCGAGGTGCACACGGCCCGTCCGGTGGAGCGGCTGCAGGCTTGA
- a CDS encoding LCP family protein gives MTRRGRIVAWTGGVLGVLLLATAGVGAWVYQHLDGNIHGADIGIDGKRPVNLSPGSKNILVVGSDSRAGANAKYGKGLTTMQSDTLMVLHIAANHEWATAVSFPRDSWVKIPACSRGDGSKSTPHHFKINEAFSIGGDTGKINKAAACTIKTVEQNTGLRIDHFTSVDFQGFKGMVNALGGIEVCPKHAIHDKKAHLDMDAGCQNVQDEKALGYVRTRYSVGDGSDLGRIGRQQEFMKALGKKAQEKLTSPGELYDFLDSATKSITTDTELAGLKPLYDLASTVKDIPSDRLTFLTVPNYYRQADVPTDKANVVWQYPQATELFSDLAHDREIGAAGKKKFAEAAKSPVTAHSVQVRVLNGTGTPGQAAAAAEELRKLGFNVIGTGNAPATDKSTVTYPAALKTQSEVLTGHLRGIKATESTSATPGAVTLTIGPDFSADSTG, from the coding sequence GTGACCCGGCGCGGCCGCATCGTCGCCTGGACCGGCGGTGTGCTCGGCGTCCTGCTGCTCGCCACGGCCGGTGTCGGTGCCTGGGTCTACCAGCACCTGGACGGCAACATCCACGGCGCGGACATCGGCATCGACGGCAAGCGGCCGGTCAACCTCAGCCCCGGGTCCAAGAACATCCTGGTCGTCGGGTCCGACAGCCGCGCCGGGGCCAACGCCAAGTACGGCAAGGGCCTGACCACCATGCAGTCGGACACGCTGATGGTGCTGCACATCGCCGCCAACCACGAGTGGGCCACCGCGGTGTCCTTCCCGCGCGACTCCTGGGTGAAGATCCCGGCCTGCAGCCGCGGCGACGGTTCGAAGTCCACCCCGCACCACTTCAAGATCAATGAGGCGTTCTCGATCGGCGGGGACACCGGAAAGATCAACAAGGCCGCGGCCTGCACCATCAAGACCGTCGAGCAGAACACCGGGCTGCGCATCGACCACTTCACCTCGGTCGACTTCCAGGGCTTCAAGGGCATGGTCAACGCGCTGGGCGGCATCGAGGTCTGCCCCAAGCACGCCATCCACGACAAGAAGGCCCACCTCGACATGGACGCGGGGTGCCAGAACGTCCAGGACGAGAAGGCGCTGGGCTACGTCCGGACCCGCTACAGCGTCGGCGACGGCTCCGACCTCGGCCGGATCGGCCGCCAGCAGGAGTTCATGAAGGCGCTCGGCAAAAAGGCGCAGGAGAAGCTGACCAGCCCCGGTGAGCTCTACGACTTCCTGGACTCGGCGACCAAGTCGATCACCACCGACACGGAACTGGCCGGCCTGAAGCCGCTCTACGACCTCGCCTCGACGGTCAAGGACATCCCCAGCGACCGCCTCACCTTCCTCACCGTCCCCAACTACTACCGCCAGGCCGACGTCCCCACCGACAAGGCCAATGTGGTCTGGCAGTACCCGCAGGCCACCGAGCTGTTCAGCGATCTGGCCCACGACCGCGAGATCGGCGCCGCCGGCAAGAAGAAGTTCGCCGAGGCCGCCAAGAGCCCGGTCACCGCGCACTCCGTCCAGGTCCGCGTCCTCAACGGCACCGGAACCCCGGGCCAGGCCGCCGCCGCGGCCGAGGAGCTGCGCAAGCTCGGCTTCAACGTGATCGGCACCGGGAACGCCCCCGCGACGGACAAGTCCACCGTCACCTATCCCGCCGCGCTCAAGACCCAGAGCGAGGTGCTCACCGGCCACCTGCGCGGCATCAAGGCGACGGAGTCGACCTCGGCGACACCGGGCGCGGTGACGCTGACGATCGGGCCGGACTTCTCCGCGGATTCGACCGGCTAG
- a CDS encoding M56 family metallopeptidase: MGVFVFLPLVLPVTALPIARLAEQHLHPRVSTRLLTLLAAVLGLCSTLCLGLLMVVGTAQLPGNPLPDGWSDPEVRAAVPYAEVAGAAAIPLLAAALTACGGTLRRHRRIRARAHRALDVLPAGADPAVLPDDAPYAYAVPGTPARPGRPARPGRIAVSRGMLHSLDEDERRALFAHERAHLRCRHHRYLLAVRLAGCVNPLLLPLRSAVGFATERWADEEAARTVGDRRLTARAVGRAALIARPGPAPELAHFAAPEPGPVPRRVAALLGPVPPARHWPPALTPAGLAALVAAAGTAASALSALNAAVALFLVLKAATPL; this comes from the coding sequence GTGGGCGTCTTCGTGTTCCTGCCGCTCGTCCTGCCGGTCACCGCGCTGCCGATCGCCCGGCTCGCGGAGCAGCACCTCCACCCGCGCGTCAGCACCCGTCTGCTGACCCTGCTCGCGGCCGTCCTCGGGCTGTGCAGCACCCTCTGCCTGGGCCTGCTGATGGTCGTCGGCACCGCGCAGCTCCCCGGCAATCCGCTGCCCGACGGCTGGTCGGACCCGGAGGTGCGGGCCGCGGTGCCGTACGCCGAGGTCGCCGGCGCCGCCGCGATCCCGCTGCTGGCCGCGGCGCTCACGGCGTGCGGCGGGACGCTGCGCCGGCACCGCCGCATCCGGGCCCGCGCCCACCGCGCGCTGGACGTCCTGCCGGCCGGCGCCGACCCGGCCGTGCTCCCCGACGACGCTCCCTACGCCTACGCCGTGCCCGGCACCCCCGCCCGCCCCGGCCGGCCCGCCCGTCCCGGCCGGATCGCGGTCTCCCGCGGCATGCTGCACAGCCTGGACGAGGACGAGCGGCGCGCCCTGTTCGCCCACGAGCGCGCGCATCTGCGCTGCCGCCACCACCGCTATCTGCTCGCCGTACGCCTGGCCGGCTGCGTCAACCCGCTGCTGCTGCCGCTGCGTTCCGCGGTCGGCTTCGCCACCGAGCGCTGGGCGGACGAGGAGGCGGCGCGGACGGTCGGCGACCGGCGGCTGACCGCCCGCGCGGTGGGCCGGGCGGCACTGATCGCGCGGCCCGGGCCCGCCCCGGAGCTGGCGCACTTCGCGGCGCCCGAACCGGGGCCCGTACCGCGCCGGGTGGCGGCGCTGCTCGGGCCGGTGCCGCCGGCCCGGCACTGGCCGCCGGCGCTGACCCCGGCGGGCCTGGCGGCCCTGGTCGCCGCGGCGGGTACGGCCGCCTCCGCGCTCTCCGCCCTGAACGCGGCGGTGGCGCTGTTCCTCGTCCTCAAGGCGGCGACACCGCTCTGA
- a CDS encoding BlaI/MecI/CopY family transcriptional regulator has translation MGGTPFGKSLGDLGGPGRERARRRGQGQLEAQVLAALHHSPGPATAAWVQQRLGGDLAYTTVMTILSRLHTKQAVTRERSGRAYVWTPAADEAGLAALRMRRVLDGEPDRDAVLTSFVSALSAHDEQLLRTLLDRAAADEEPAPGEGGAAAPDAPGPRDPSDHLPGG, from the coding sequence ATGGGCGGCACGCCCTTCGGGAAGTCGCTGGGCGACCTCGGCGGGCCCGGCCGCGAGCGCGCCCGCCGGCGCGGACAGGGGCAGCTGGAGGCCCAGGTGCTGGCCGCGCTGCACCACTCTCCCGGCCCGGCCACCGCCGCCTGGGTACAGCAACGGCTCGGCGGCGACCTCGCGTACACGACCGTGATGACGATCCTGTCCCGGCTGCACACCAAGCAGGCCGTCACCCGCGAGCGGTCCGGCCGCGCCTACGTGTGGACCCCGGCCGCCGACGAGGCCGGGCTCGCCGCGCTGCGGATGCGCCGCGTGCTGGACGGCGAACCGGACCGGGACGCCGTGCTGACCAGCTTCGTCTCGGCGCTCTCGGCGCACGACGAGCAGCTGCTGCGCACCCTCCTCGACCGCGCCGCCGCCGACGAGGAGCCGGCCCCCGGCGAGGGCGGCGCGGCGGCCCCGGACGCCCCCGGCCCCCGCGATCCCTCGGACCACCTCCCCGGAGGCTGA
- a CDS encoding acyl-CoA desaturase, whose product MTSTDRPTPSAPDYDGTSPFPETGGPRPPSTGRRLYVTITGIIVVAPFVGLAVAIPLLWGSVVHLTDLVLLAVFYVVSGLGVTIGFHRGLTHGSYTAAPALRVALAVAGSLSFQGDVIDWVATHRRHHAFTDRPGDPHSPYRYGTSLHGQLRGMIHSHIGWLFGDDPTSHRHYAPDLLADRGIRAVDRAFPALCLVTLGLPCALGWALGGTWVTALTALLWAGFIRIALLHHVTWSVNSLCHVIGERPFRTRRHDRATNLWPLALLSFGESWHNMHHADPTCARHGVDRGQVDVSAAVIRLFERLGWVWNVRWPDPDRLAARRIGSTA is encoded by the coding sequence GTGACCTCGACCGACCGCCCCACCCCGTCCGCACCGGACTACGACGGGACCTCGCCGTTCCCGGAGACCGGCGGCCCGCGGCCGCCGAGCACCGGCCGACGGCTGTACGTCACGATCACCGGCATCATCGTCGTCGCCCCGTTCGTGGGCCTGGCCGTCGCCATCCCCCTCCTGTGGGGCAGCGTCGTGCACCTCACCGACCTCGTCCTGCTGGCCGTCTTCTACGTCGTCTCCGGCCTCGGCGTCACGATCGGCTTCCACCGCGGCCTCACCCACGGCAGCTACACTGCCGCCCCCGCGCTGCGGGTCGCGCTCGCTGTCGCCGGCTCGCTCAGTTTCCAGGGCGACGTCATCGACTGGGTCGCCACCCACCGCCGGCACCACGCCTTCACCGACCGGCCCGGCGACCCGCACTCCCCGTACCGCTACGGCACCAGCCTGCACGGCCAGCTGCGCGGGATGATCCACTCCCACATCGGCTGGCTCTTCGGCGACGACCCCACCTCGCACCGGCACTACGCCCCCGATCTGCTGGCCGACCGCGGAATCCGCGCGGTGGACCGGGCCTTTCCCGCGCTGTGCCTGGTCACCCTCGGTCTGCCGTGCGCGCTGGGCTGGGCGCTCGGCGGCACCTGGGTCACGGCGCTGACGGCGCTGCTGTGGGCGGGGTTCATCCGGATCGCGCTGCTGCACCACGTCACCTGGAGCGTCAATTCGCTCTGCCACGTCATCGGTGAGCGCCCGTTCCGCACCCGGCGCCACGACCGGGCGACCAACCTGTGGCCGCTCGCCCTGCTCTCCTTCGGCGAGAGCTGGCACAACATGCACCACGCTGACCCGACCTGCGCCCGGCACGGCGTCGACCGCGGTCAGGTCGACGTGTCCGCCGCGGTCATCCGGCTCTTCGAACGCCTCGGCTGGGTCTGGAACGTCCGCTGGCCCGACCCCGACCGACTGGCCGCCCGCCGTATCGGGAGCACCGCATGA
- a CDS encoding DUF5994 family protein, which translates to MTTHSGGPARPAQHRHHSPPPVARLAIAPHTDTVRRIDGAWWPHSADLLAELPELLTALPFDWPRITHATVNGAGWPALPTHTLVDGHVVRLRRTVGRPGPDTVCLVSPGHGRWDLLIIPPGTPEPEAVRIMAEMARTGAPTPA; encoded by the coding sequence ATGACCACCCACTCCGGGGGCCCCGCCCGCCCGGCGCAGCACCGGCACCACAGCCCGCCGCCGGTCGCCCGGCTCGCCATCGCCCCGCACACCGACACGGTGCGGCGGATCGACGGCGCCTGGTGGCCGCACTCGGCCGATCTGCTGGCCGAACTCCCCGAGCTGCTGACCGCGTTGCCCTTCGACTGGCCGCGGATCACGCACGCCACGGTCAACGGCGCGGGCTGGCCGGCCCTGCCCACGCACACCCTGGTCGACGGCCATGTCGTCCGCCTCCGCCGGACCGTCGGCCGCCCCGGCCCGGACACCGTCTGCCTGGTCTCCCCCGGTCACGGCCGCTGGGACCTGCTGATCATCCCGCCCGGCACCCCGGAACCCGAGGCCGTCCGCATCATGGCCGAGATGGCCCGTACGGGAGCACCCACCCCGGCCTGA
- a CDS encoding DUF6344 domain-containing protein produces MAATKVMQFWAVCLAVLGKLLASLGVSAPASAARREAALYERTLGNGSAGTDAPGGEVPKGVPCAEPDRDPDAGTPAVPTARAVPRVPAPRAVPQVDHAWPTRRTVARPELPPTIKQRIRAEAHGSSPGLRSRVTRGLEPLMGAPVPHDAAPHTPAPRDGAQEYAAPRNATDTDARPAAVPAARRRVDTARTV; encoded by the coding sequence ATGGCTGCCACCAAGGTCATGCAGTTCTGGGCGGTGTGCCTTGCCGTGCTCGGCAAGCTGCTGGCATCGCTGGGTGTCTCCGCGCCGGCCTCGGCCGCGCGCCGCGAGGCCGCACTGTACGAGCGCACCCTGGGCAACGGGAGCGCGGGGACCGACGCTCCGGGCGGCGAGGTGCCCAAGGGGGTGCCCTGCGCCGAACCGGACCGTGATCCGGACGCGGGGACCCCTGCGGTGCCCACGGCACGAGCCGTACCCCGGGTGCCCGCACCACGTGCCGTGCCGCAGGTGGACCACGCCTGGCCGACCCGCCGGACGGTCGCCCGGCCCGAGCTGCCGCCGACCATCAAGCAGCGCATCCGGGCCGAGGCCCACGGTTCCTCGCCGGGTCTGCGCAGCCGCGTCACCCGCGGCCTGGAGCCGCTGATGGGCGCCCCCGTGCCGCACGACGCCGCGCCGCACACCCCCGCGCCGCGGGACGGCGCACAGGAGTACGCGGCGCCGCGGAACGCCACCGACACGGACGCCCGTCCCGCGGCCGTCCCGGCCGCCCGGCGGCGCGTGGACACCGCCCGCACCGTCTGA
- a CDS encoding class I adenylate-forming enzyme family protein, producing MTDTIAPPVAAARLVDGTTAPLGGGHLDGPALSRRIGGTAGALRGLGLRAGDRVLVQGDNSVDYVLTLLALMHLDVSLVPLDHRVPAADAAAAARQARARWLVTAADHPAGFPGIPDERVIHYPRLPADAPPAPPAGVDLDRWFHRPDALVLWSSGTTGRPKGIVKPGRAVLDNSLRTIEAMGYRADDVFAPLLPFSHQYGLSVILLWWLARCTLLVTPYQRLDAAVTQAAAHGATAVDAAPSTYHSLLGVVRRRPEVRAGLAGVRVWGVGGAPLPTPLAESFRTTMGRPLLDGYGLTELGNVALATPETPHGCGRPLPGVRLRVRRPDGSAAGPGELGGIEVRSPGLMAGYLQEDGSLTPVDPDAWYPTADLGSVDADGTVRVVGRNQAVHRLGFTLYPESLERRAESCGRPVKVLAVEDQRRGSALHFVVADPAGEAPLVWRRRLAEHLAEYEQPNAVHVVDHFPLTANGKPDTRALRAQLGLEQVEGPGPVPRPGAGR from the coding sequence ATGACCGACACCATCGCCCCTCCGGTCGCCGCCGCCCGGCTCGTCGACGGCACCACGGCCCCGCTCGGCGGCGGCCACCTCGACGGCCCGGCGCTCAGTCGCCGGATCGGCGGCACCGCGGGCGCCCTGCGCGGCCTCGGCCTCCGCGCCGGCGACCGGGTCCTGGTCCAGGGCGACAACAGCGTCGACTACGTCCTGACGCTGCTGGCCCTGATGCACCTGGACGTCTCACTCGTCCCGCTCGACCACCGGGTGCCCGCCGCGGACGCCGCCGCGGCCGCCCGGCAGGCCCGGGCCCGCTGGCTGGTCACCGCCGCCGACCACCCGGCCGGCTTCCCCGGCATCCCCGACGAACGCGTCATCCACTACCCGCGGCTGCCCGCCGACGCCCCGCCGGCCCCGCCGGCCGGGGTCGACCTGGACCGCTGGTTCCACCGCCCCGACGCGCTCGTCCTGTGGTCCTCGGGCACCACCGGGCGGCCCAAGGGCATCGTCAAGCCGGGCCGTGCGGTGCTCGACAACTCGCTGCGCACCATCGAGGCCATGGGCTACCGCGCGGACGACGTCTTCGCGCCGCTGCTGCCCTTCTCCCACCAGTACGGGCTCTCCGTCATCCTGCTGTGGTGGCTGGCCCGTTGCACGCTGCTCGTCACCCCCTACCAGCGGCTCGACGCGGCCGTCACCCAGGCCGCCGCGCACGGCGCCACCGCCGTGGACGCCGCCCCGTCCACGTACCACTCGCTGCTGGGCGTGGTGCGCCGCCGCCCCGAGGTGCGCGCCGGACTCGCGGGCGTACGCGTCTGGGGCGTGGGCGGCGCACCGCTGCCCACACCGCTGGCCGAGTCCTTCCGCACGACGATGGGCCGCCCGTTGCTGGACGGCTACGGCCTGACAGAACTCGGCAATGTCGCACTGGCCACCCCGGAGACGCCGCACGGCTGCGGGCGTCCGCTGCCCGGCGTACGGCTGCGCGTGAGACGGCCCGACGGCAGCGCTGCCGGCCCCGGCGAGCTCGGCGGCATCGAGGTGCGCTCCCCCGGGCTGATGGCCGGCTACCTCCAGGAGGACGGCTCGCTCACCCCCGTCGACCCGGACGCCTGGTACCCGACGGCGGACCTGGGCAGCGTCGACGCCGACGGAACCGTACGGGTGGTGGGCCGCAATCAGGCCGTCCACCGGCTGGGCTTCACGCTCTACCCCGAGAGCCTGGAGCGCCGCGCCGAGAGCTGCGGGCGACCGGTCAAGGTACTGGCGGTCGAGGACCAACGCCGCGGCAGTGCCCTGCACTTCGTCGTCGCTGACCCCGCGGGCGAGGCCCCGCTCGTCTGGCGCCGGCGGCTGGCCGAGCACCTCGCGGAGTACGAACAGCCCAACGCGGTCCATGTCGTCGACCACTTCCCGCTCACCGCCAACGGAAAGCCGGACACGCGCGCGTTGCGTGCACAGCTGGGGCTGGAGCAGGTGGAGGGTCCGGGACCGGTACCCCGACCCGGGGCCGGGCGCTAG
- a CDS encoding MaoC family dehydratase codes for MAERPAPPPPAAPPTVLRCGPYALDRERIAAFAAALGDPHPAYTDPAAARALGHPDTLAPPTYLATLAAHAEDQLLSGWDDITTEGAVHRSQALRHARPAHAGDTLHATVRLAGATTLADRRLLTVECAFHDADGLWVATTTSSLLCPAAVPRPGRRPLDPTGSEHP; via the coding sequence ATGGCGGAGAGACCGGCGCCGCCTCCCCCGGCCGCGCCGCCCACCGTCCTCCGGTGCGGCCCGTACGCACTCGACCGGGAGCGGATCGCCGCGTTCGCGGCCGCGCTCGGTGACCCCCACCCCGCGTACACCGACCCGGCCGCCGCCCGGGCCCTCGGACACCCGGACACCCTCGCGCCGCCCACCTACCTCGCCACCCTCGCCGCACACGCCGAGGACCAACTCCTCAGCGGCTGGGACGACATCACCACCGAGGGGGCGGTGCACCGCTCCCAGGCGCTGCGCCACGCCCGCCCCGCACACGCCGGCGACACCCTCCACGCGACCGTCCGCCTCGCCGGCGCCACCACCCTCGCGGACCGCCGGCTGCTCACCGTCGAGTGCGCGTTCCACGACGCGGACGGACTGTGGGTGGCCACCACCACCTCCTCACTGCTGTGCCCGGCCGCCGTCCCGCGGCCCGGGCGGCGCCCCCTCGACCCCACGGGATCGGAGCACCCATGA
- the fabI gene encoding enoyl-ACP reductase FabI: MSGLLDGKRLVVTGVITESSIAYAVARLAQEEGAKIVLTAYGRPSLVARLARRLPEEPPVVELDVTDETQLSTLADRVGAHLDGIDGVLHSVANAPATCLDGGFLTAPWRDVAAALHTSTYSLVALTMACRPLLRPGASVVGVDFDASRAWPGYDWMGVAKAGLEACSRYLARDLGGQGIRANLVAAGPLRTLAARGIGGDGPSFEKSWASRAPLGWDPQDAEPVARTCVALLSDWLPATTGEIVHADGGHHMIGD, translated from the coding sequence ATGAGCGGTCTGCTCGACGGAAAGCGGCTGGTTGTCACGGGTGTGATCACCGAAAGCTCCATCGCCTACGCGGTGGCCCGGCTCGCCCAGGAAGAGGGCGCCAAGATCGTCCTCACCGCGTACGGACGGCCGAGCCTGGTGGCCCGGCTCGCCCGCCGGCTCCCGGAGGAACCCCCCGTCGTGGAGCTGGACGTCACCGACGAAACGCAGCTCAGCACGCTTGCCGACCGGGTCGGCGCCCACCTCGACGGGATCGACGGGGTGCTGCACTCGGTCGCCAACGCCCCGGCCACCTGCCTGGACGGCGGCTTCCTGACCGCGCCGTGGCGCGATGTGGCCGCCGCGCTGCACACCTCGACCTACTCCCTGGTGGCGCTGACCATGGCCTGCCGTCCGCTGCTGCGCCCCGGCGCCTCGGTCGTCGGCGTGGACTTCGACGCGTCCCGCGCCTGGCCGGGCTACGACTGGATGGGCGTCGCGAAGGCGGGACTCGAAGCCTGCTCGCGCTATCTGGCGCGGGACCTCGGCGGCCAGGGCATACGGGCCAACCTCGTCGCGGCCGGCCCGCTGCGCACCCTGGCCGCGCGGGGCATCGGCGGCGACGGCCCGTCCTTCGAGAAGAGCTGGGCGAGCCGTGCCCCGCTGGGCTGGGACCCGCAGGACGCCGAGCCGGTGGCCCGTACCTGTGTGGCCCTGCTGTCGGACTGGCTGCCCGCCACCACCGGCGAGATCGTGCACGCGGACGGCGGCCATCACATGATCGGCGACTGA
- a CDS encoding acyl carrier protein, producing the protein MTVPTREEIVAQLAEILHEVAGVLPADVTEEKSLVEELDVDSLAMAEVIVVAEERFGIALPEEEMKDMRRVLDIVLRVEKQLAS; encoded by the coding sequence ATGACCGTCCCCACCCGCGAAGAGATCGTCGCTCAGCTCGCCGAGATCCTGCACGAGGTGGCCGGCGTGCTGCCGGCCGACGTGACCGAGGAGAAGTCCCTGGTCGAGGAGCTGGACGTGGACTCGCTGGCGATGGCCGAAGTCATCGTCGTCGCCGAGGAACGCTTCGGGATCGCTCTGCCCGAAGAGGAGATGAAGGACATGCGTAGGGTTTTGGACATAGTGCTCCGCGTGGAGAAGCAGCTGGCGTCCTGA
- a CDS encoding 4'-phosphopantetheinyl transferase superfamily protein yields MVPDGFGRPVFAEPPPAIGWPPGARLCLGIAADPARQLLAVTRDLPVALSVHTVPHGPVGQLLLPFTELERRHVQDAPVGHRARRLAQLWTRKEASLRLTGPGGLAIADEIDALSEARDGKVVIPASLAHPGGIAYVRDLPAGPQTVACAATAAPAPQVRIWRPDCLDAPAGTPSAPPGTPQPG; encoded by the coding sequence GTGGTACCCGACGGCTTCGGCCGGCCGGTGTTCGCCGAGCCGCCGCCCGCCATCGGCTGGCCACCCGGCGCCCGGCTCTGCCTCGGCATCGCCGCGGACCCCGCCCGCCAGCTCCTCGCCGTGACCCGGGACCTCCCCGTCGCGCTGTCCGTGCACACCGTCCCGCACGGCCCGGTCGGCCAACTGCTGCTCCCGTTCACCGAGTTGGAACGCCGTCACGTCCAGGACGCCCCGGTCGGCCACCGGGCCCGCCGGCTGGCCCAGCTGTGGACCCGCAAGGAGGCGTCGCTGCGGCTGACCGGACCGGGCGGGCTGGCCATCGCCGACGAGATCGACGCGCTGAGCGAGGCGCGGGACGGCAAGGTCGTGATCCCCGCGTCCCTCGCCCACCCGGGCGGCATCGCCTACGTCCGCGATCTGCCCGCCGGCCCGCAGACCGTGGCCTGCGCGGCCACCGCCGCCCCGGCACCGCAGGTCCGCATCTGGCGGCCGGACTGCCTCGACGCGCCGGCCGGCACCCCGAGCGCACCGCCCGGCACGCCGCAGCCCGGCTGA
- a CDS encoding helix-turn-helix transcriptional regulator → MIEQPAFGKRVREARRTQGLSQGDLAGDDLSPSYVSLVENGRRIPGAKIARSLAERLGTTVEALSAAEEPGDRLTHRLGLVGQLVAARASALAGDWPAARRQLESLVEQTGGAGQDEVRWEARWELATVLGRLDEPDRHEAALRHLLDDPLTRSAPVLHARVAIELAQLLRAAGRLPEGVRFAEEAVRVTGELEPGRPERAQARVALLSASVDSGEWSRAEQLGTELTAQVESLPAGELRAGALWAVAGARYLGGRPEQALELMAEAEQQLAATDGVRLRLRLARARTLLALAAGPPEQADALLTRARQAAALVDTPSSATWLAVLETAAALRAGRPAAAAEQAAAIDPAAGDLSPLDRARCLLQTARAHRANGSEEAAEAAFKQAAEGYEQAGAFRLALESWRELSAGGRQGDGPDPHAVLMP, encoded by the coding sequence GTGATTGAGCAGCCTGCTTTCGGGAAGCGCGTGCGGGAGGCCCGGCGCACTCAGGGTCTGTCCCAAGGGGACCTCGCCGGGGACGACCTCTCCCCCAGCTACGTCTCGCTGGTGGAGAACGGCCGCAGAATTCCGGGCGCGAAGATCGCCCGGTCGCTCGCCGAACGGCTCGGCACGACGGTCGAGGCGCTCAGCGCCGCCGAGGAGCCGGGCGACCGGCTGACCCACCGCCTGGGCCTGGTCGGCCAGTTGGTGGCGGCCCGCGCCAGTGCGCTGGCCGGCGACTGGCCCGCGGCGCGCCGGCAGCTGGAGTCCCTGGTGGAGCAGACCGGCGGCGCCGGCCAGGACGAGGTGCGCTGGGAGGCCCGCTGGGAGCTGGCCACCGTCCTCGGCCGGCTCGACGAACCGGACCGCCACGAAGCGGCGCTGCGCCACCTCCTCGACGACCCGCTCACCCGCTCCGCCCCGGTGCTGCACGCCCGGGTCGCCATCGAGCTGGCCCAGCTGCTGCGCGCCGCGGGCCGTCTCCCGGAGGGCGTGCGCTTCGCCGAGGAGGCGGTACGGGTCACCGGCGAGCTGGAGCCCGGGCGTCCGGAGCGGGCCCAGGCCCGGGTGGCGCTGTTGTCCGCGTCCGTCGACAGCGGCGAGTGGAGCCGCGCCGAGCAGCTCGGGACGGAACTGACCGCGCAGGTCGAGTCGCTGCCGGCCGGTGAGCTGCGGGCCGGCGCGCTGTGGGCGGTGGCCGGTGCGCGCTATCTGGGCGGACGTCCGGAGCAGGCCCTGGAGCTGATGGCCGAGGCGGAGCAGCAGCTCGCCGCGACCGACGGCGTGCGGCTCCGGCTGCGGCTGGCCCGGGCCCGTACGCTGCTGGCGCTCGCCGCGGGCCCGCCGGAGCAGGCGGACGCGCTGCTCACCCGTGCCCGGCAGGCGGCCGCGCTGGTGGACACGCCGTCCTCGGCGACCTGGCTGGCCGTGCTGGAGACGGCCGCGGCACTGCGCGCGGGCCGGCCCGCGGCGGCCGCCGAGCAGGCCGCCGCGATCGATCCGGCCGCCGGTGACCTCTCGCCGCTCGACCGTGCCCGGTGTCTGCTGCAGACCGCCCGCGCGCATCGTGCGAACGGCTCCGAGGAGGCCGCCGAGGCCGCCTTCAAGCAGGCCGCGGAGGGGTACGAGCAGGCCGGCGCGTTCCGGCTGGCGCTGGAGAGCTGGCGTGAGCTGAGCGCCGGCGGCCGGCAGGGCGACGGGCCGGATCCGCACGCGGTGCTGATGCCGTAG